Genomic segment of Arachis hypogaea cultivar Tifrunner chromosome 16, arahy.Tifrunner.gnm2.J5K5, whole genome shotgun sequence:
ttttcttactttatatataacttaattataatttatattttatattactaatttgacaaacaTGTGTCACGAAATATTctttcattacaattaaaattttttttctccaaaattaacaaactccatCTCTCCTtttttgtctttcttcttcttttctctttcaatctctatttctctctacttttttattctacaaaaaataaaattaataaaataatataatttaaataaagagTAAATAGTCATTTCTGATCATAAAAGATTCGAACGATGATATTTCTatccataaaaaacaaaaattaaagttataccCATGAAAGATAGGATTTTGCAGACAAAATTATCCAAAtcctataaattttaaataaaattttcaaattaccttctaatataacttacttttaatttttaattttattccataCCACCACTCTCTCAATACCAAACCCTACCACCACCATTGCCATCACCACTTCTACTGCTTTTGCTCTTCCATGTTCCAGGCCACTGGTACTGCCGCTGGAACTGCCAGCTATGTCAATATCACCAACCTTAAGGGTGACAAAATAGGTTTCGCCTCCAAAGACAATGACAGACTCCACTCCTTTTACGTCAAGTCCATCCAAGAAATCCCTTACATCTTCATCCTCGAAATCAGTAGCGCATCGAGCTTTCCTAAAGCAAAAGCACCCACCGCGGCCCCCAACCAGATCAACATTGTCAACATTTTGTCCAAGAAAAGTTGCAAGTCATTTGCAGACTTGCTCAAATCTTTAAAGGCTCTTCCAACTTTTTAGGACAGCATAGATGGTGGCTTGACCGTGTTCTATCCCACGTATATTGTCGTGAGCGGTTTCATGTCCAATTACAAGAACCTCACAGACGCGTAGAAGATAATGGTGTTACTGTACCACAGAGTTCTAGTGTATCAGTCGTTGCAGATGCTGAAGTCAAACAACGGGATtaagaatcaagattcaattgtttaaaaaaattaattttaaattaattttataagtatcaATATTAATGATAATGTTAAAACTTAAGAAGGGAGGATGGATTAAGTTAGTTTCAATAACTAAGTTCTTTGCTCTATTTTTGCAGAAGCAAATTATGTAGGAGATTATTTTCGTTTTATCTCTAAAACCATAACAGAATAGAATAGGGAGGAAGAGAATCAAGCAAGCACGTATTTTAGTTCGATTTTATTGTGCAATGaaacctacatctagtctccatgaCAACTATGGTAgaacttttattataattaaactgGTTACAAACACCAATACTAATGAATTACAATCTAATTCATCTATTATCAACTACTAAGCTTCTAATAATCAAGTCTAATAACCACCAAGAGCTATCCCAACTTGACAAGAAAAATGAATTCTAATTTAACAATTAAatacacaaaaaatttttttttagctttttttaatgtatctttcttacctcttttcttttatgacttttttttatttttcatctcgatatgatttgacttttttttcaattatagaaaaataaatatcatataGTCATAACAATAAAATTTACAATGaagtacaaaattaaagaaaaataattctaCATATATAAAATGTTGCTatgaatttttcttttcaaatattgTTAAGAATCAACTATATGGTGAGAAACTTGTTTCATTAAATTAGTTCACTCTCTCTTAATTTTTCTCGCTGATTCTACCCGTTGTGACGGTCCTTTTTTCCCGTGCTTTCTTTTCCATTTTGCACCGTCACATTTACTGCCCATTGCACTGCATTTTTGTTTTGCTTTACTAAACTCTGCTAATGATTTTCTGCAATTTGATTTTGTGCTGTCTTTGTGTCCTTACTATCTTTCATTCTTCATAATGTTGCCAACTGTCATGCAATGCTGAACCATCTTTCCTTAGTCAAAAACAACATAATCCCATTGACAGCAATTGGGATTGGAGACATTCCAAGAAGAGAGCCTGTTATTGAAGGGTCAATGAGATGATGCTTGAACCTCAGAAGAGCTTCGCGCTCACTTGGAATACACTCAATAGAGCATATGAGAGGTGCCAAGATGGATTAAATTGGTGAGATTGCCAATTTGATGTGGAAGTTTTCCATAGGCAACATATGAGAGGTCAAGATGGAGCAAATTAGAGAGATTTCCAATCTGATGAGGAATGTTGCCATAAAATCCAGAAGCAGAGAGGTCAAGGTGAGTTAAGGAGGTGATTCGAAAAAGGAAAGTAGGAAATTGCATACCTCCAAAACTATTACCGCTCAAGTCCAAGTAATTCAGATGTTTCAATTCAACAACAGAATCATTTATCGCTCCACTAAACCTGGACCTCTCGTAAGCGAGCGGGACAGCAATGGGAAAGGGATATTCATCATATTCTGATGATAGAGTAGTGTTGAGGTGAAGGTGAAGGACGTGGAAAGTTAGATGACTACAAACAACATAATCCCAGTGGCAGCAGTTGGGATTGGAAGCATTCCAAGAAGAAAGCCTGTTGGAAGGGTCAGTGAGATGATGCTTGAATCTTAGAAGTGCTTCCCGCTCACTTGGAATGCACTCAATCAACTCAGACTCAGAGGACGTTAGCAACGTCATGCAATAAAGGTGAACAAAGATAAGCACAACCATGCCAGTGTATGTGTTTGTGTTTGGAGACATGTTTGAATTTCTCTGAGTTTCCACCTTCAACTCCTTTCTCCTATTTATAATGCTTGTACACACATTTTAAATTGAAATGCTCCACCACTACTAATATATGTGGCTTAATGTTACAACTTAAAATCTCAAAAAATTTAGTTCTTAcaaatttatgaatttaaaataggacaataaataatttttaaaaatttattaaaaattatcttttaccttattaatatttaaaaaaaaatttatcagtattttttttatgttgaaaaAGTTAATATCAATTATAAgatatatataactttttaaagtgacatataaattaaaattttatttaaaattttttaaattatttttaatttatattttgtattttaatatataaattttatataaataattaattggaTAGTTGATTATTAGTATTGTGATCAATTATATTAATGCCGGTCACTATTCAAATTGGAATGTGAGAAAAATTTGATTTAGTGGGGTCATTGTTGTTGATAATGAAATATtcttcattttaaaatatttaagtaaaaaagaaaatcaatGACCTCAAAAAAATTCGTCTTGTTATTTACACAGATACTTAACATAACTTTAGAGTCTTGGTCTTTGTTttcatttgtatatatatatgcaactaTGCAAGAATTTTtgtgtaaaattcaaaataatatatattacgtTATAAACGGATGGAAGTAGCTATTATTAGTGATATCAACGTCTTCGAGATAAAATTTGGTTAAGGGTCGATGTTATTGATAGTGaaatattctttattttaaaatatataaataaatatagaaaactggtgacctcaaaaaaaaaaaaaaaaaaaaaaaaactcgacgTGTTATCTACACTATTATTTAACTTTAGagtctttgttttcttcttctattcccaTTTGGATATTCGTAataattatttcttttctttcatttgccCTTTATTGTATGGTGAATGAATGATAGTGTAGATAACACGTCGAGTTATATGTTCCCTTTATTATACGTTCGTAATAATAGTTACCTACACTATATATAAGTCCTTGTTCCCTGTGAATGAATGATTAATATCAAGAATTCCAAAGTCAAACCATGTGAAGTTGGAAACTTATTATGGAAGAACCAGTGAACCATAATTTCTTGACAAATTCGTAAGAATAGGACAACCACGATTCACGAGTTATATAAATGTTTTAAAGTGACCTAACATTAATCCAAACACACATATTAGAACATGTCAAATTCCTATTACTGTTAAAATTGCATGGTTAGAGAGGGTCAAGCTCTGTGGTGTGAGTTCAAGAGCAGAGTTTGAAAACTCTACATTCTagagaagaaagagagtttgAAAACTCTACATTCTAGAGAAGAAAGTGAGATGGATGAGTTGAGAATCAAGAAACTACAAGCAATATATAGAGAAACAGAGAAGGCAAAAATGATGATTGATGTACTAGTCAAACTACTTTGCTGACTTACATGAGTTGCATATATATATTAGCAGCAGTGATTACAAACTTGATATACTTAACTGAGCACTAACTAACTTAACCGTTTCTAACTAACTCTGCCAGCTGGCAATTCCGAATTCTAACTTTAGCTTCCAAGATCTGTTTACTCAGGTTACAGTTACATTGTCCGCACCTGTAAGACAGTGTTAGGTGCTGTGGTTCCATGTAGCACTGGGTTTCTGATATGCTCTcatactactttttttttttaatttaagttgatagaagaaaatatataaataattatatttaggaAAAATGTtagaagaataaatttttttattaatataagtctatattttgagataaaatcttatttttatactataaaaatttaagatttaagaattaagatttagaatttaatctttaatgtttaaaattatttaaatattaactaaaaataataaattttgttaataatgcACCATTATTCCATATTTAAAATAGATGcaatgaaaaattaaataaaatttatggttttatatatagaaaaatatgcGTATAATATATgctacaaattttttttattaattatggttAGATAgttaaaaatcatttaaaatttttagatgtgTTAGATTTGATTGAGACTAAAAAGTAGGCTGTGACCAAATTTAATGTTGCAAAAATATGAGGGTAAGATGGTGTGGGGTGAAAATTTGTAGGTTCTGATGGTGTATCAGGTGGACTTTTGTTAATATGAGATTAATTAGTGTTTAAAATGAATAATTGTTATAAGGGGGAGAGATAGTTGTGTGTTGAAGGGTCTTGGTAAAGAGTAATTTCAATTGTGCTTTTTTCTTGATTTATGGTGCACATGATAGGGATGCAAAGATTCAGCTGTGGGAGGAGCTGATTTATATGACCGGGTTATGTCAGGTTCCTAGTTGCTACATGGGAGACTTTAATGAAATAGTACATGTGGACGAAAGGCAAGGTACTGATGTTCTACCTAGGTCGGCAGAAGAATTCAAGAGTTGGATCCAAGACATGTATTTAGTGGATTTGTCGTTCACAGATCGTAAGTTCACATGGTTTCGGGGGCGTTCTTGCAGTCGTATAGATAGAGCTCTGGTGAGTTTGAAGTGGTTATAGGAGTTTTCTGAGACTCGGATACGAGTTGGACCAAGGGCTTGTCAGATCATTGTCATGTAATAGTAGAAGACATGAAGCAGAGGGAAGGTTCAAGGCCGTTCCAAAGTCTAGATTCTTGGTTTACACATGAAGACTTTTTCAGAATGGTTGAGGAGTGTAGAGGTTTGGGGGAGATTCAGTTCACAGACAAATTGAAGGCTTTAACAATTTCGTTAGGGAGATGGCATAAGGCTAATTTTGGAGATATGGACAAGAAGATTACGGAGTTTGAGGAAGAAATTAAGAAGGTTGATGATATGGTAAGCAATGGGGTGTATGATGGAACGATGGAGGCTAGAAGAAAGGCGCTGGTTACTTGCTGTGAGCGGTGGTATGTCAGAAAAGAAGTTCATTAAAAACAGATGTCTCGGTCTCAGCAAGCAAAGGAGATGGACAAAAATATAAGATACTTTCACAATATAACTTTAGCAAGAAGGAGGAATAATAGGATTGATACACTGTTAACCAACGATAGACTGGTCAGAAATCAAGTTAGAATAAAAATTGCTATTAGAGAGTTCTATAAAGAGTTATATCACCAGGATAATTCTTCTATGGTGGGTTTCAGGGACGGTCTGGTGGGTAGGATAGAGCCGGAAGATTTTGTAAGTCTGGAGGCGTTGCCGACAATTGAGGAGATCAGAGAGGCTGAGTGGGATTGTGAGTCTTCTAAGGCACCAGGTTGTGATGGGTACAACACAAATTTTATTAAGAGGTGTTGGGAGGAGATTGGGTCTGAATTCACGGCAGCAGTGATGGGGTTCTTTCAGACATCAAGGTTGCCGGCGGACTCCAACATCACTTGGGTGGCGTTGGCATCTAAGTTCATTGGGGCAAGGGAGATTAAAGATTTGCGACCTATCAGCATGGTTGGGTGTGTATACAAGGTTATCTCCAAGGTATTGGTTAGAATGATGAGATCCGTGATGTCAGCATTAGTAGGGAAAACTCAGAGTGCATttttaaaggaaagaaaaatacatgATGGGTCACTTATCGCATGTGAAACTATAAATTGGCTTAAACTGGGAAAAAGGAAGTAGCAATAATCAAGCTAGATTTTTAAAAAACATATGATAGAGTCAAGTGGAACTTTGTAGACATTGTATTGCAGAAGATGGGGTTTGAACATAGATGGAGATCgtgggttatggagtgtgtgACTACAGCATCTATGTCGGTTCTGAAAAATGGGTCGCCATCCAAGCCGTTCAAGATGGAAAGAGGCTTGAGACAAGGTGACCCGCTTTCTCCTTTCTTGTTTGTACTGATTGTGGATGTACTACATCGAATGGTTGGAGAGGCAGTTAGGAACGAACGTATATCACCATTGTTGATTGGGAGAGATAGCATAGCGTTGTCACATCTTTAGTTTGCCGATGACACAATTCTCTGTTTTGCCCACCAAAGGAGGAAACCATTAAGAATTACAAGCGGCTACTGAGatgctttgagttgatgtctAGGCTCAGTATTAACTTTGACTAGTCGAGCTTGATTCCGATAAATTGTGAAGAACAGTGGATCCAGAGTATGTGCCAGTTGTTGGGTTGTAAGGGTGATTCCCTTCTAATTAGATACCTGGGTATCCCCTTAGGTGCAAATccgaggttggtgaagacttggaaGCCTATAATAGACAAAGTTGAGGAGAAGCTCAGTCTGTGGAAAGCTAAAATACTAAATAAAGCTGGAAAATTGGTGCTGATTAAATCTGTTTTAA
This window contains:
- the LOC140180319 gene encoding uncharacterized protein; protein product: MKQREGSRPFQSLDSWFTHEDFFRMVEECRGLGEIQFTDKLKALTISLGRWHKANFGDMDKKITEFEEEIKKVDDMVSNGVYDGTMEARRKALVTCCERWDGLVGRIEPEDFVSLEALPTIEEIREAEWDCESSKAPGCDGYNTNFIKRCWEEIGSEFTAAVMGFFQTSRLPADSNITWVALASKFIGAREIKDLRPISMVGCVYKVISKKMGFEHRWRSWVMECVTTASMSVLKNGSPSKPFKMERGLRQGDPLSPFLFVLIVDVLHRMVGEAVRNERISPLLIGRDSIALSHL